In the genome of Shewanella glacialimarina, one region contains:
- the ispG gene encoding flavodoxin-dependent (E)-4-hydroxy-3-methylbut-2-enyl-diphosphate synthase → MYNESPIIRRPSTRIYVGNVPIGDGAPIAVQSMTNTKTDDVAATVAQILALEKVGADIVRVSVPTMDSAEAFKLIKQQVNVPLVADIHFDYRIALKVAEYGADCLRINPGNIGNEARIRSVVECARDKNIPIRIGVNGGSLEKDLMDKYREPTPQALVESAMRHVDILDRLNFDQFKVSVKASDVFLAVESYRLLAKQIRQPLHLGITEAGGLRSGSVKSAVGLGMLLAEGIGDTIRISLAADPIEEIKVGFDILKSLRIRSRGINFIACPSCSRQEFDVIATVNELERRLEDVTTAMDVSIIGCVVNGPGEALVSHIGLTGGSNKSGYYDDGERQKERFDNNNIVDGLEAKIRAKARLMANRIAISDKTE, encoded by the coding sequence ATGTATAACGAATCTCCAATTATCCGCAGACCTTCAACACGCATTTATGTTGGAAACGTCCCAATTGGTGACGGCGCACCCATTGCTGTGCAGTCGATGACCAATACTAAAACCGATGATGTAGCCGCCACAGTTGCGCAAATTCTTGCCCTTGAAAAAGTGGGTGCTGACATTGTACGTGTTTCAGTACCGACTATGGATTCAGCAGAAGCATTTAAACTCATTAAGCAGCAAGTGAATGTACCCTTGGTTGCCGATATTCATTTTGATTATCGTATTGCATTAAAAGTGGCTGAATACGGCGCAGATTGTTTACGCATAAACCCTGGTAATATAGGTAATGAAGCCCGTATCCGCAGTGTGGTAGAATGCGCGCGCGATAAAAATATTCCGATACGTATTGGTGTTAATGGTGGCTCATTAGAAAAAGATCTCATGGATAAATACCGTGAGCCCACACCTCAAGCGCTAGTTGAATCAGCTATGCGTCATGTAGATATTTTAGACCGTCTTAACTTTGATCAATTTAAAGTAAGCGTAAAAGCCTCCGATGTATTTCTCGCGGTCGAGTCTTACCGTTTACTGGCTAAGCAAATTAGACAACCATTGCACCTAGGGATCACTGAAGCGGGCGGTTTACGTTCTGGTTCGGTTAAATCTGCAGTGGGGTTAGGCATGTTACTCGCCGAAGGTATTGGCGATACAATACGTATTTCGTTAGCCGCAGATCCAATTGAAGAAATCAAAGTCGGATTCGATATATTAAAGTCACTGCGTATTCGTAGTCGTGGTATCAACTTTATTGCTTGTCCATCTTGTTCTCGTCAAGAGTTTGATGTGATAGCAACGGTAAATGAATTAGAACGTCGTCTAGAAGATGTCACCACTGCCATGGATGTGTCTATTATTGGTTGTGTTGTCAATGGCCCAGGTGAAGCCTTGGTTTCTCATATTGGCCTAACGGGTGGCAGTAATAAAAGTGGTTACTATGATGATGGTGAACGTCAAAAAGAGCGTTTTGACAATAACAATATCGTTGATGGGCTAGAAGCCAAAATTCGTGCAAAAGCTCGTTTAATGGCTAATCGAATTGCTATCAGCGATAAAACCGAATAA
- a CDS encoding RodZ domain-containing protein, giving the protein MIKEQLDETTEVAAVLNDIATVGAILKAAREKKGVTVEAVALQLHLRPRILNDIEADNFTNISSNTYARGYIKNYARFVDADIAAIKQCLDQQIPEYAPPTMQSFSRKTTRQARDSRVNLVTYAIVIILLAMLVLWWVQKSDVLTESNFALPTVEEIQAETANTQSGVLVPTQRDAATGSAEAIESTIPQSEQVGATENELIQNDAETSQGAGGVNPVGNLVNNSNPSNNNSSANRDNLSATQQSDITPAASTSPVNNTASSASASVVTMDVTADCWVNLVDVTGKVLVDGVKKAGHTVEVTGEAPFKMILGAPQSVMLAVDGKNVDLSEYTNGRVARLTLTKP; this is encoded by the coding sequence ATGATAAAAGAACAATTAGACGAAACTACTGAAGTAGCAGCAGTATTAAATGACATTGCCACCGTCGGGGCAATACTTAAAGCAGCGCGTGAGAAAAAAGGTGTTACTGTTGAGGCGGTAGCATTGCAGCTGCATTTGCGTCCCAGAATTCTGAATGATATCGAAGCTGATAATTTTACTAATATTTCATCTAATACTTATGCTCGTGGTTATATCAAGAACTACGCGCGTTTTGTTGACGCCGATATTGCCGCAATAAAGCAATGTCTTGATCAACAAATACCTGAATATGCCCCGCCAACAATGCAAAGTTTCTCGCGTAAAACAACCCGTCAAGCTAGGGATAGCCGAGTAAACTTGGTCACCTATGCGATTGTGATTATTTTGCTAGCTATGTTGGTGTTATGGTGGGTACAGAAATCAGATGTATTAACTGAGTCTAACTTCGCTTTACCAACAGTTGAAGAAATACAAGCTGAAACTGCCAATACTCAATCTGGGGTGTTAGTGCCGACTCAAAGAGATGCCGCGACTGGTTCAGCGGAGGCAATTGAATCTACTATTCCGCAATCTGAGCAAGTCGGTGCTACAGAGAATGAATTAATTCAAAATGATGCTGAAACTAGTCAAGGTGCAGGTGGAGTGAATCCAGTTGGTAACCTTGTTAACAATAGTAATCCTTCTAATAACAATAGTTCTGCTAATCGCGATAACCTAAGCGCGACTCAACAGTCTGATATCACTCCAGCAGCTTCTACATCACCTGTAAATAATACTGCTTCTAGCGCTAGTGCCTCAGTTGTAACTATGGATGTGACAGCCGATTGCTGGGTAAACCTTGTCGATGTCACCGGTAAAGTGTTGGTTGATGGCGTTAAAAAAGCGGGACACACAGTTGAGGTTACAGGTGAAGCACCTTTCAAGATGATTTTAGGTGCCCCTCAGTCGGTGATGTTAGCCGTTGATGGCAAAAATGTTGATTTATCTGAGTATACTAACGGCCGTGTGGCTCGATTAACGTTAACTAAGCCTTAG
- the pilW gene encoding type IV pilus biogenesis/stability protein PilW: MKQGIQYIAIVGLLGASLSGCVTERTYTGTDIPVAERDIDKVAAARERMQLGLTYLRRGNGEQAKYNLDKAIEFAPQISEVHVAMAYYYQTVGDLTRTEDAYGDAIKASDASGDAKNNFGVFLCQQKKYARAETMLLEAIETPKYTRVASSYENLGVCSRNNGEPEKARQYFKMALKYDPRRGNTLIGLTELAMDDADYADARNILSRYHQVANETAESLALGIKIEQEIGDINAMKRFGITLIAKFPTSSQAKEYRANLLK, from the coding sequence ATGAAACAAGGAATACAGTACATTGCAATAGTGGGTTTATTAGGTGCATCTTTAAGTGGCTGTGTTACCGAACGAACTTATACAGGTACAGACATACCTGTTGCAGAGCGAGATATTGATAAAGTTGCAGCAGCGCGTGAACGTATGCAATTAGGGCTCACGTATTTGCGTCGTGGTAATGGTGAGCAAGCTAAATATAATTTAGATAAAGCGATTGAATTTGCACCACAAATAAGTGAAGTTCATGTTGCTATGGCTTATTATTATCAAACTGTGGGAGATTTAACACGCACAGAAGACGCCTACGGTGATGCAATTAAAGCCAGTGATGCATCTGGTGATGCTAAAAATAATTTTGGTGTGTTTTTATGCCAGCAGAAAAAATATGCTCGCGCTGAAACCATGCTATTAGAAGCGATAGAAACACCCAAATATACACGAGTCGCATCAAGTTATGAAAATTTAGGTGTGTGCAGCCGTAATAACGGTGAACCAGAAAAAGCGCGACAGTATTTTAAGATGGCGTTAAAATACGATCCGCGTCGAGGCAACACATTAATTGGATTGACAGAGTTGGCCATGGATGATGCCGACTATGCAGACGCTCGCAATATTTTATCAAGATATCATCAGGTTGCGAATGAAACTGCAGAAAGCTTAGCGTTAGGGATAAAAATAGAACAGGAAATTGGCGACATTAACGCCATGAAACGATTTGGTATTACCTTGATAGCCAAATTTCCAACATCTTCTCAAGCCAAAGAATATAGAGCAAACTTGCTTAAATGA
- a CDS encoding CNNM domain-containing protein, giving the protein MLTLFFIVFIAITISFFCSVFEAVLLSVTPSYIANLRETNPKIAALLDKQKKNVESPLVSILTLNTISHTAGAAVAGAQASVVFGSEMLGVFSAVLTFLILFLSEIIPKTLGANHWRKLAPTVSVCLFWMEKLTLPLIWMSQKVTSLLGKGEQGQYIRQELSAMTKMGKDNGELGEQESQILMQMLSVKDMSVANIMTPRTVIFKLPTHISHSKFIDQHLTSPFTRIPLYEGDRDNVIGYVNRNDILLSVRQTPEMPIGDLLKSLLVIPASAKVLPLFQMMIKRNAKMALVVDEYGSSEGIVTIEDIIETLIGLEIVDSKDLAPDMQALARKLWLRRIESKGIVLSNDGETH; this is encoded by the coding sequence ATGTTAACTCTGTTTTTTATTGTATTTATCGCTATTACGATTTCGTTTTTTTGTAGTGTTTTTGAAGCGGTTCTTTTATCTGTAACCCCCAGTTACATTGCCAACTTAAGAGAAACCAACCCTAAAATTGCCGCTTTGCTTGATAAGCAAAAAAAGAATGTCGAATCACCTCTCGTGTCAATTTTAACCTTAAATACCATCTCTCATACTGCTGGTGCAGCGGTTGCAGGAGCTCAAGCCTCTGTGGTATTTGGCAGTGAAATGCTTGGGGTATTCTCTGCAGTATTAACATTTTTAATTCTATTCTTATCAGAAATCATTCCTAAAACATTAGGCGCGAACCATTGGCGTAAACTAGCGCCAACAGTGTCAGTGTGTTTATTTTGGATGGAAAAATTAACCCTTCCGCTTATTTGGATGTCACAAAAAGTGACCAGTCTTCTAGGCAAAGGCGAACAAGGCCAATATATTCGTCAAGAACTCAGCGCTATGACCAAAATGGGCAAAGACAATGGAGAGTTGGGTGAGCAAGAATCACAAATATTAATGCAAATGTTGTCAGTAAAAGACATGAGTGTTGCTAATATAATGACACCTAGAACGGTAATTTTTAAACTGCCCACTCACATTAGCCATTCAAAATTTATTGACCAACACTTAACCAGCCCCTTCACTCGTATTCCTTTATATGAAGGTGACCGTGATAATGTGATTGGTTATGTTAATCGTAATGATATTTTGCTCTCGGTCCGCCAGACACCAGAAATGCCAATTGGCGATCTGCTAAAAAGCTTACTGGTTATTCCTGCATCCGCAAAAGTACTGCCACTGTTTCAAATGATGATAAAACGTAATGCAAAAATGGCATTAGTGGTTGATGAGTATGGTTCAAGTGAAGGCATTGTCACTATTGAAGATATTATCGAAACGTTAATTGGTTTAGAAATTGTCGACTCCAAGGATTTAGCGCCAGACATGCAAGCATTAGCGCGAAAGCTA
- a CDS encoding bifunctional tRNA (adenosine(37)-C2)-methyltransferase TrmG/ribosomal RNA large subunit methyltransferase RlmN, translating to MSEKKINLLNLDRKGLRALFSEMGEKPFRADQLMKWIYHFGVSDFEEMNNINKVLRGKLAARCEIVAPEIASFQKSNDGTIKFAIDVGQGQEVETVYIPEEGRATLCVSSQVGCALECTFCSTGQQGFNRNLTVSEIVGQVWRVSQFLGFHKDTGDRPISNVVMMGMGEPLLNLANVIPAMDIMLDDFGFSLSKRRVTLSTSGVVPALDKLGDLIDVALAVSIHAPNDELRDVLVPVNKKYPLQEFLAGIRRYLAKSNANRGRVTVEYVMLDHINDSTDQAHELAKLMKDTPCKINLIPFNPYPGSPYGRSSNSRIDRFSKVLVEYGLTVIVRKTRGDDIDAACGQLAGDIRDRTKRLAKKQMQQNQISVTMD from the coding sequence ATGAGTGAAAAGAAAATCAATTTATTAAATCTTGATCGTAAAGGACTGCGAGCATTGTTCAGCGAAATGGGTGAAAAACCGTTCCGTGCCGATCAATTAATGAAGTGGATTTATCACTTTGGTGTTAGCGACTTCGAAGAAATGAACAATATAAACAAAGTGTTGCGGGGTAAACTTGCTGCGAGATGTGAAATTGTTGCACCTGAAATTGCCAGTTTTCAAAAATCAAATGATGGCACAATTAAATTCGCTATTGACGTCGGTCAAGGTCAAGAAGTTGAAACCGTTTATATACCTGAAGAAGGACGTGCAACCTTATGTGTGTCATCTCAAGTAGGTTGTGCACTTGAATGTACTTTCTGTTCTACGGGGCAGCAAGGCTTTAACCGTAACTTAACCGTGTCTGAAATTGTAGGTCAAGTTTGGCGCGTATCGCAATTTTTAGGTTTTCATAAGGATACCGGCGACCGTCCTATTTCTAACGTAGTGATGATGGGAATGGGCGAGCCGTTATTAAACCTTGCTAACGTTATCCCTGCCATGGACATTATGTTAGATGATTTTGGTTTTAGCCTTTCTAAGCGTCGAGTGACTCTATCAACATCGGGAGTTGTCCCTGCACTTGATAAACTAGGTGATTTAATCGATGTGGCGTTAGCCGTTAGCATTCATGCGCCTAATGACGAGCTACGTGATGTGCTTGTTCCAGTTAACAAAAAATATCCATTACAAGAGTTCTTAGCCGGCATTCGTCGTTATTTAGCTAAGTCTAATGCTAATCGTGGCCGAGTTACTGTTGAATATGTCATGCTCGATCATATTAACGACAGCACAGATCAAGCGCACGAATTAGCCAAACTAATGAAAGACACCCCTTGTAAGATAAATTTAATTCCATTTAATCCTTACCCTGGTTCGCCTTATGGACGTTCTTCTAATTCACGTATTGATCGTTTCTCTAAAGTCCTTGTGGAGTACGGTTTGACTGTGATTGTACGTAAAACCCGTGGTGATGATATTGATGCAGCATGTGGTCAACTTGCTGGTGATATCCGTGACCGCACCAAACGTTTAGCAAAAAAACAAATGCAACAAAACCAGATTTCAGTCACAATGGATTAA